Within the Candidatus Omnitrophota bacterium genome, the region CACAAAGCTGATTAACACATATGGATGGCGGACAACAATGGCGGTCTGCGGAATTGCTTTCGGACTGATCATTACCTCGGCGGCTCAGCTGTTAAAAAGCCCGCCTGTACCGGACAGCGTGAAGGGTGGAGGCGCGATCAATGACGCGGCATTTTCACCGATGGAAATGCTCAAGACCGGTTCTTTCTGGATAATGTTTGTGACCTATTTCATATCCATGGTCGCCGGAATGATGACAATAGGCCATCTGATAGCCTTTATCGCCGACAAAGGCTTTGACGCGATGCAAGGTGCCTTGGCTTTGACTATTTTGTCAATTTTTAATGGTGCCGGCAGGGTTGTCTTCGGCTATGCATCCGATATTTGGGGCGGTAAAAAGATACTTATTTTCTTATGCGCTTCAATTGGTTTGGCGATGTTTGCCTTGTACCCTGCGGGCGTTTTGCCTGTTATTTATGCGCTATCTATGGCAATCGGCCTGTGCTTCGGCGGTTTTTTAGCCGTTTATCCGGCGCTGACAGCGGAATATTTTGGGCAGCGGGATTTCGCAGTTAATTACGGGCTCATTTTTATTGGGTACGGAATCGGGTGTTTCTTTGGGCCGGTGATGGGGGGGTGGGTGCATGATATGACGAAGAGTTATTTAGTGGCTTTCTATTTTGCAGGAGGAATAGCCCTAATCGGGAGCCTGTTAATATGTTTATTCCTTAACAAACCGGGTATTAAGGCATGCAATGCGTGCTGACCCCCCATTTATAAAGCAGGAAGCGGTATGTCCATCTGCTCCTTCCCCGCAGCAATACAGACACAGAAGTTATAAGCATTTTAATAAATTAGCCTTCCACATTCTCCAGGTCGTTGAGAGCGACTTATTGGATAAAATTAATAATTAGTTATAAAAGAGCTTGCAAAAGGTTAATGTCTGTGCTATCTTTGAAGAATTGCAGGCGGTTTTCCAACGTCCTTTTACAGATAACTTATATAAAGGAGCCGTTTATGGCTGTATTTCCGTCACGATTCAGGGCATTTATAAAGCCACATTCCTTTGCCAGTATAATCGTTACACTGTCGGTAGTTGTTCTGTCCGTTGCCGTATGTGGGGTTTGCGGTCAAGAGGAGGGAGATCCGGGCAAGGCGTATGTATGGGAATTCGACGAAGACGGGAATGCCGAAGGCTGGAGTGCGCGGAATCTGGATGGGGCGGCGGTAAGCGCTGGATCGTATGTGGGTACCGCGGTGGCAGCGAACCCGAATTTTCTGAGCCGGAAGCAACTGCGGTTGGTGGCGGAAGAATATTGTGAGTTAGTCGTGAGGTGTGAAGTGACTTCGCCGCAAACGGCGGCAAAGGGGAAATTGCGCTGGATTACTTCGGAAGAGACGCAATGGGACGCGGCCAAGCAGATCAAGTTTGATGTGGTAACGGGGGCGCTGCAGGATATTCGCATCAATCTGTCGGATCACGCCGAATGGCATGGAGTCATTGAACAAATCCGGTATTTTCCGGTGCTCAAGGCGCAAGAGGGGAGAGAGAGGGTTTCCATCGACCGGATTGAATTTCTTTCCGCGGAAATTCCGGCCAATCAGGAAATGCCCGGTGGGATCGAAGCGATGGGAGAGAGTGCCGCAGGAGGAACTTTTGGAGACGGCCTGGTTCAGGACGGTGATTCGAGCACATGGCCATGGAGAGGAGATTACGGGAATTCCGTGCACCAATGGCGGGAGTCCGGGAATGATGGGGCGGAAACGGGAGCGGGAAGGTACGCGCCCCATCGGATACTTATCAAACTCAGAGGAGATTTTCCGTCTGCGTTGGAGTATCAGGCATCGCAGCCGGTTCCTCTTTGTAACTTAGCTCCGGGCAGCCGTCTGGCCGAATTGTATCAAAAGTTTGGAGTAGAAAAGACGGAACCCCTTTTCCGTCCCTCGATGAAAGATGTCTCTGCTTCGATGGCCCCTCAGTATGCGGAAGAATACCTCACACGGCAGGTGATGCTGAAGTTCCCTAAACGTGCAGAGCGGGTTCCGGAAGGGGTCGCCGCTCTTTCCACATACCACGTGTATTGCTTGGAATTGCGGGAGGATGTGAAAGTAATGGAAGCTGTGAAGGCTTTTGCCTCGGATCCTCTGGTGGAATACGCCCAGCCGGACTACCAGGTGGAACTGGAATGGCTGCCAAAGGATGAGTATTTTTACACCAGTAACTCCTGGGGTCAAGACTATCCGGATTTGTGGGGATTAAAGGCAAACCAGATGAACATGGAAGATGCTTGGGATATTACCCTGGGCAAGGGCACGGTCGTGGCGGTTGTGGACACGGGATTGGATTATACTCACCCGGATATTGCTGAAAGCCTTTGGATAAATGAAGACGAGGTGCCCGCCAACGGAATAGACGACGATGGTAACGGATTTGTCGATGATATTCGTGGGTGGGATTTTGCAGGACGCACGTATGATGCTCCTCCGGACAACGATGTTATGGATTTCAATGGACATGGCACACACGTTTCGGGGACTATTGCGGCGCAAGCCAATGATGAAGGTGTTATCGGGGTGGCTCCCGAAGCCAAAATTATGCCGCTTAAGGGGTTTTGTGATAATGGCTCAGGGTACATTTCCATGTTGGCGGAGGCCATGGCGTATGCGGCGGATAACGGAGCCGATGTCATGAATTGCAGCTGGAGTGGTCCTTCCTATAATATTCATGATTTTGTTGCGGAAAGTGCAGTGAATTATGCGATGACAAGGGGTTGTGTGGTGGTTTTTGCCGCTGCCAATGACTATGGTGCGGATGCGGGATTCATCAGCCCTCAAAATATGAGCTATCCGGACGCAAAACCCATTGTTGTATCAGCGAGTACTCCTTTCGACACACCGGCTGTTTTTACCAACGGAGGTTACGTAGTGGATGTCTGTGCTCCGGGTGGGGGAGAGCCCGACCTCCCCGGTGTCCACACATCTGTGTATAACATTTTGAGTTTGAAGGCTCGATACTTCAACCACTACTATGCAGAGTGGGTGGTGAATGAGAACCTGATACGGCTGGCAGGCACCTCCATGGCCGCACCGCATGTCAGCGGTTTGGCGGCGCTTGTTCTTGCGAAGAATCCGGATTTGAATGTGGATCAGGTTCGGCAGACGATTCGAGCCGGCGCACGGGACATCT harbors:
- a CDS encoding OFA family MFS transporter; protein product: MKNLTIYRWSVVVGGVSILMCLGVAYAWGVFLIPIDQEMGWGRAKISFAVSVLLLVFSVFMVIGGLLEKKIGPRKTAGTGGILVGLGWVLASLSHTPIALYLSYGVIAGIGTGLSYMPSIASGIKWFPEKKGLVTGIIVFGFGFGTAFLSPLITKLINTYGWRTTMAVCGIAFGLIITSAAQLLKSPPVPDSVKGGGAINDAAFSPMEMLKTGSFWIMFVTYFISMVAGMMTIGHLIAFIADKGFDAMQGALALTILSIFNGAGRVVFGYASDIWGGKKILIFLCASIGLAMFALYPAGVLPVIYALSMAIGLCFGGFLAVYPALTAEYFGQRDFAVNYGLIFIGYGIGCFFGPVMGGWVHDMTKSYLVAFYFAGGIALIGSLLICLFLNKPGIKACNAC